A DNA window from Bombus huntii isolate Logan2020A chromosome 10, iyBomHunt1.1, whole genome shotgun sequence contains the following coding sequences:
- the LOC126869941 gene encoding CDGSH iron-sulfur domain-containing protein 2 homolog: protein MMPLAHLVKESLPNYLAGLPIPDTIGGWFRLGIRDWISLVPPTALLAGIGYMSYKAFCPKAREPPCGFVNPNIKKDVNKVVDSVDIEDITEKAAFCRCWRSKNWPYCDGSHGRHNQETNDNVGPLVITRNKD, encoded by the exons ATGATGCCACTAGCACATCTCGTCAAAGAATCTCTTCCAAATTATTTAGCTGGGTTGCCTATTCCGGATACTATAGGAGGATGGTTTCGACTTGGaa tACGTGATTGGATTTCCTTAGTCCCACCGACTGCGTTATTAGCGGGTATCGGTTATATGTCATACAAAGCATTTTGTCCAAAGGCTAGAGAACCA CCATGTGGGTTTGTGAATCCTAATATAAAGAAGGATGTAAATAAAGTGGTAGACTCAGTTGATATAGAAGATATCACTGAGAAAGCTGCATTTTGCCGTTGTTGGAGATCTAAGAAT tGGCCATATTGTGATGGCTCTCATGGACGTCATAATCAGGAAACGAATGATAATGTGGGCCCTCTTGTAATTACAAGAAACAAAGATTAA
- the LOC126869932 gene encoding dentin sialophosphoprotein-like: MLQLRVIVVLLVPMCVGRVTSLYASREEHPSKVDIGNLKEPTDILSNSSSKATTSSIKAAEDNTGIKTANETNNSTLTNTANAGVNTPVEKAIDEKKEDNEKLNNSKQNNVKLNNDKQNSENLNNKEQNSEKLNKEQVNNETRINEKQNSEEQNDRKENCTSTKETEDMLHCNKYPRDDDGDSLNATESTITNTTTANNNTGSTTESQVPEVIPHEKEKGDAKDEELSGNNTQTTTEVHYAIVPSDTNHTIYTNNSDVPNSTDSKDSTNTIETSHEVNKLENISSEAIEAVKSDQSNSKHMSSGIIALVTAISFAVVIALVYIGMIVWRRYIEYRYGHRELLVNELEFDTNDLRHFEL; this comes from the exons ATGCTTCAATTGCGGGTGATCGTTGTTCTGCTGGTTCCGATGTGCG TTGGCAGAGTCACTTCACTATATGCGAGCAGAGAAGAACATCCAAGCAAAGTGGACATCGGAAACCTGAAGGAACCGACCGATATTTTGAGTAATAGCAGTAGCAAAGCGACCACCTCATCGATAAAGGCGGCAGAAGATAATACGG gtATAAAAACAGCGAATGAGACCAATAATTCTACATTAACTAATACAGCTAATGCGGGTGTAAATACGCCGGTAGAAAAAGCAATTGAcgagaagaaggaagataATGAGAAGCTAAATAATAGCAAGCAAAATAATGTGAAGTTAAATAATGACAAGCAAAATAGTGAAAATCTAAATAATAAAGAGCAAAATAGCGAGAAGCTAAATAAAGAACAGGTAAATAACGAAACGCGAATTAATGAAAAGCAAAATAGTGAAGAGCAAAAtgatagaaaagaaaactgtACTTCTACGAAAGAAACAGAGGACATGCTTCACTGTAATAAGTATCCACGGGATGATGATGGTGATTCGTTAAATGCTACAG AATCTACGATAACTAATACGACTACTGCGAATAATAACACTGGATCCACTACAGAGTCTCAGGTACCGGAAGTTATTCCTcatgagaaagaaaaaggtgaCGCGAAAGATGAGGAACTCAGTGGAAATAATACGCAAACTACAACTGAAGTACATTACGCTATTGTACCTTCTGACACAAATCACACTATCTATACCAATAATTCtg ATGTTCCGAATTCGACGGATTCGAAAGATAGTACTAATACTATTGAAACATCGCATGAAGTAAATAAACTTGAGAATATAAGTTCTGAAGCTATTGAGGCTGTGAAATCTGATCAGAGTAATAGTAAACATATGTCTTCGGGAATCATAGCACTAGTTACTGCGATCAGTTTTGCCGTAGTAATTGCATTGGTATATATTGGAATGATCGTTTGGAGGCGGTACATCGA aTATAGATATGGACACCGGGAGTTACTTGTTAATGAACTAGAATTTGATACTAATGACTTGCGTCATTTTGAG CTGTGA